In Vibrio atlanticus, the following proteins share a genomic window:
- the mukE gene encoding chromosome partition protein MukE, with translation MSLTSTDDYMPEKLVKAIANPLFPALDSMLRSGKHVSTEDLDNHALLSDFEVELQHFYQRYNTELVKAPEGFFYLRPRSTSLIGRSVLSELDMLVGKVLCFLYLSPERLAHEGIFTNQELFDELMSLADEKKLMKLATNRASGSDLDKEKLFEKVRTSLRRLRRIGMLIVIGETGKFRISEAVFRFGADVRVGDDMKEAQLRLIRDGEAVVHTQEPNQGSLLNEEQAEAVSEIDLDVDENGQQDIFNDQAGFDLESNDGEQTKVEGEA, from the coding sequence ATGTCATTAACAAGTACTGATGATTACATGCCAGAGAAACTGGTAAAAGCGATAGCGAACCCATTGTTTCCTGCGCTAGATAGCATGTTGCGTTCAGGCAAGCATGTTTCAACAGAAGACCTCGATAACCATGCGTTGCTTTCTGATTTTGAAGTTGAGCTTCAGCATTTTTATCAACGCTACAATACGGAACTGGTAAAAGCGCCTGAAGGTTTCTTCTATCTGCGCCCGCGTTCTACGTCTTTAATTGGTCGTAGTGTGTTGTCTGAGCTCGACATGCTGGTTGGCAAAGTATTGTGTTTCTTATACCTAAGCCCAGAGCGTTTGGCTCATGAAGGCATCTTCACCAATCAAGAGTTATTTGATGAACTGATGTCGTTAGCGGATGAGAAAAAACTCATGAAGCTAGCAACCAACCGTGCGTCTGGTTCTGACTTAGACAAAGAAAAGCTGTTTGAAAAAGTACGTACTTCTTTACGCCGTTTACGTCGTATCGGCATGCTGATCGTAATTGGTGAAACAGGTAAATTCCGTATCAGCGAAGCGGTGTTCCGTTTTGGTGCGGACGTTCGTGTTGGCGATGATATGAAAGAAGCACAATTACGTCTTATTCGTGATGGCGAAGCTGTTGTTCATACTCAAGAGCCTAACCAAGGTAGCTTGTTGAATGAAGAACAAGCAGAAGCCGTATCAGAAATAGATTTAGACGTAGACGAAAACGGTCAACAAGATATTTTTAACGATCAAGCCGGCTTTGACCTTGAGTCAAACGATGGCGAACAAACAAAAGTAGAAGGTGAAGCATGA